Proteins from a single region of Pseudomonas quebecensis:
- a CDS encoding sensor domain-containing diguanylate cyclase, which produces MTTRPKPTLNLRSLILIFVLFSAVATLANSFWVMFKIQKQELIENALDANQAYAARIARSVEQVLNADLDKLKYGSAGIGKTFGDNSALTREAKRLVEQDASFNSVLVADANGTIVASAPESLQLNGRTLQHKEPLSLRTAKISNAFRSITGNLVVFISHPIFDVKGQYLGLIGGTIRLEQSNTLQALMDTNVRKDGAHFYLIDGARRVLYHNYPEQIGSVRGADLIADASLKEAAGTLQAVDEHGVEMLAGFAQVPSSGWGVISQQPLENIQAVLRRTMIKIAQGIAPLGLFGIILIWWLGTRISAPLSRLADCAKRLDTPDSYARISAVPARYFESWQIRRALLLGATLLQEKIGKLNQQAHTDTLTGLANRRAMQDVLSLWQEAGKAFAVVSIDIDHFKRVNDTFGHGVGDETLRAVAQLMQQNSRANDLPCRVGGEEFVLLLPGSSLHTAADVAQRLRALIEAASIETVGHVTVSLGVALWRADGESISAVLERADQLLYQAKQGGRNRVVVEPVPD; this is translated from the coding sequence ATGACCACTCGACCGAAGCCCACACTCAACCTGCGTAGCCTGATTCTTATTTTTGTCCTGTTTTCTGCCGTTGCGACGCTGGCCAACAGTTTCTGGGTGATGTTCAAGATTCAGAAGCAAGAGCTGATTGAAAATGCACTGGACGCCAACCAGGCCTATGCCGCCCGTATTGCTCGCAGTGTCGAGCAGGTACTGAACGCCGACCTTGATAAGTTGAAGTACGGTTCAGCCGGGATTGGCAAAACGTTTGGCGACAACAGTGCGTTGACTCGGGAAGCCAAACGCCTGGTTGAGCAGGATGCCAGTTTCAACTCCGTACTGGTCGCCGACGCGAACGGCACCATCGTTGCTTCTGCCCCCGAAAGCCTTCAGCTCAACGGCCGTACGTTGCAGCACAAAGAGCCCCTGAGTCTGCGCACGGCGAAAATCAGCAACGCCTTCAGATCCATCACCGGCAACCTGGTGGTCTTTATCTCTCATCCCATATTCGATGTGAAAGGGCAGTACCTGGGCTTGATCGGCGGCACTATTCGGCTGGAGCAGAGCAATACCCTTCAAGCCCTCATGGACACGAATGTGCGTAAAGACGGCGCGCATTTCTACTTGATCGACGGCGCCCGCCGGGTGCTCTATCACAATTATCCCGAGCAGATAGGCAGCGTGAGGGGCGCGGATTTGATCGCCGATGCATCGCTCAAAGAGGCCGCGGGCACATTGCAGGCTGTGGATGAGCACGGTGTGGAAATGCTCGCCGGCTTTGCTCAAGTGCCCAGCAGCGGGTGGGGCGTGATCTCGCAGCAGCCCCTGGAAAATATCCAGGCAGTCCTGCGCCGGACAATGATCAAAATCGCTCAAGGTATCGCGCCACTGGGGCTGTTCGGGATCATTCTGATCTGGTGGTTGGGGACCAGAATTTCGGCCCCGTTGTCGCGGCTCGCCGACTGTGCCAAACGCTTGGACACGCCGGACAGTTATGCGCGCATCAGCGCTGTACCTGCGCGCTATTTTGAAAGCTGGCAGATCCGCAGAGCGTTGTTGCTGGGGGCAACCCTGTTGCAGGAAAAGATCGGCAAGCTCAATCAGCAGGCCCACACGGATACCCTGACAGGGCTGGCCAATCGCCGTGCGATGCAGGACGTTCTGTCGCTCTGGCAGGAGGCGGGCAAAGCGTTCGCCGTGGTGTCCATCGACATTGACCATTTCAAGCGCGTCAACGATACGTTCGGGCACGGCGTGGGGGATGAAACGCTGCGTGCCGTTGCTCAACTCATGCAACAGAATTCACGCGCCAACGACCTGCCTTGCAGGGTAGGTGGGGAGGAGTTCGTCCTGTTATTGCCGGGCAGTTCACTGCACACAGCGGCCGACGTTGCTCAGCGGCTGCGCGCCTTGATTGAGGCGGCTAGCATCGAGACCGTCGGGCATGTTACGGTCTCACTCGGGGTGGCTTTGTGGCGTGCTGATGGCGAGTCGATATCTGCCGTCCTCGAGAGAGCGGATCAATTGCTGTACCAGGCTAAGCAAGGCGGACGCAATCGCGTGGTGGTTGAGCCGGTGCCGGACTGA
- a CDS encoding site-specific integrase: protein MADNLIQKKGESTWYVRLAVPADVQKAIGCKVLIQSLKTGLRKEAMDARLPVLTKWKAQFQAARDKRTNRGDSWKERIAQDAQDFSQITRQLKIDTALGETKPTNLDIDPAHLEELRQFVFSDTEDGRRRRAEADAVYAKHGLEGEIAIHDLVHKMLLETWGGLTAHANDFSSSEAEEMQVILADPTSHKVRSPITTARLKTFKEFRESRGGAPKHIDQQVGKMERLSEFLKKDGLPLTFDTVDVWLKSLDRAPATLSQYLMAGTAFWKWAMKYDAGWRDQFKDKVNPFVGHELPQGGGAETAGKDREIYTKADTLKLQRAALDNDDQPLADLIALGWYTGARIEELCRLTKDSVITIDGVQCFDFPRSKSKASKRVVPIHPSLLSTVDRLVKDSTDTFLIPAESADKYGKRSHAISKAFGRLRTAAGFSRLHVFHSFRHTVVTELIRADVPDALAKELVGHETGSVTHDVYSKGASTKQKLAAITKLPALNMHTK from the coding sequence ATGGCAGACAATTTAATCCAGAAGAAAGGCGAATCCACTTGGTACGTCAGGCTGGCTGTACCTGCTGATGTACAGAAAGCCATTGGCTGCAAGGTGCTGATTCAGTCGTTGAAGACTGGACTGCGTAAGGAAGCGATGGACGCACGTCTTCCGGTCCTCACTAAGTGGAAAGCTCAGTTTCAGGCAGCACGGGATAAGCGCACCAATCGTGGTGATTCTTGGAAAGAGCGAATAGCTCAGGACGCCCAAGACTTCAGCCAGATCACCCGCCAACTCAAGATCGACACAGCCCTTGGTGAAACTAAACCCACGAATCTCGATATCGATCCGGCTCACTTAGAAGAGCTGCGGCAATTCGTATTCAGTGACACGGAGGACGGAAGACGGCGACGAGCTGAAGCAGACGCTGTGTATGCCAAGCACGGCTTGGAGGGCGAGATTGCGATTCATGATCTGGTACATAAAATGCTGCTCGAAACGTGGGGAGGGTTGACTGCCCACGCTAACGACTTTTCGTCGTCAGAGGCGGAAGAGATGCAAGTCATTTTAGCTGACCCTACTTCTCACAAGGTCAGATCGCCGATCACCACAGCACGCCTGAAGACGTTCAAGGAGTTTAGGGAGAGTCGTGGTGGTGCTCCGAAACATATCGATCAACAGGTCGGGAAGATGGAGCGCCTGTCGGAGTTTCTGAAGAAAGACGGCCTGCCTCTGACCTTTGACACCGTAGACGTTTGGCTGAAATCCCTAGACCGGGCACCTGCGACACTGAGTCAGTATTTGATGGCTGGCACTGCGTTTTGGAAGTGGGCAATGAAGTATGACGCCGGGTGGCGTGACCAGTTTAAAGACAAGGTGAATCCGTTTGTTGGTCACGAACTGCCGCAAGGTGGAGGTGCGGAGACAGCAGGCAAGGACAGGGAAATATATACGAAGGCTGACACCCTGAAGCTGCAACGTGCGGCGTTGGATAACGATGATCAACCGCTTGCCGACCTTATCGCGTTGGGCTGGTACACGGGGGCCAGGATTGAAGAGCTATGCAGGCTGACTAAAGACAGCGTGATCACTATTGATGGTGTTCAGTGCTTTGACTTCCCAAGGAGCAAGAGCAAGGCGAGTAAGCGTGTGGTGCCGATTCATCCAAGCCTGTTGTCAACGGTTGACCGTCTGGTCAAGGACAGTACAGACACATTTCTGATTCCAGCAGAGTCAGCCGATAAGTATGGCAAGCGGTCACACGCAATCTCCAAAGCGTTTGGCAGGCTACGCACGGCGGCAGGCTTCAGTAGGCTCCATGTCTTCCACAGCTTTAGGCACACGGTGGTGACAGAACTGATCAGGGCTGATGTGCCAGATGCTTTGGCGAAGGAACTGGTTGGGCACGAAACTGGGTCCGTGACGCACGATGTTTATTCAAAGGGCGCGAGCACAAAACAGAAGCTTGCGGCAATAACCAAACTACCTGCACTCAATATGCACACCAAATGA
- a CDS encoding Rap1a/Tai family immunity protein: protein MKALLMTVAMVGMLCSGSVVADFTGGNALLAQCQGVLPYVTGDQIKGGPSVAEGMCVGLVEGVLKTMQSLNSHLSSEFKTCFPERPVTVGEAVQIVVDYLRTTELKDTDDATLAMFAIQDAYPCK from the coding sequence ATGAAAGCACTGTTAATGACGGTGGCAATGGTTGGGATGTTGTGTAGCGGGTCGGTCGTCGCTGACTTCACTGGCGGGAATGCTTTGCTTGCGCAGTGCCAGGGTGTACTTCCTTATGTGACTGGCGACCAAATCAAGGGCGGGCCATCTGTCGCTGAAGGGATGTGCGTAGGGCTCGTTGAGGGGGTTCTAAAAACAATGCAGAGCTTGAATAGCCACCTTTCGAGCGAGTTTAAAACCTGCTTTCCTGAAAGACCTGTGACGGTAGGCGAGGCTGTACAAATAGTAGTCGATTACTTAAGGACTACCGAACTCAAAGACACAGATGACGCTACTTTAGCGATGTTTGCCATCCAAGATGCTTACCCCTGCAAGTGA
- a CDS encoding c-type cytochrome, which produces MKMLVIASLGMLSLSQVSLAFADTANGKSLFLQRCAMCHGPDLKATGPLARKSTPPTPDLTTPAFKQRLNEYPGVIVASVILRPNGNLIPRTLQENGVKLPAHAWSVQDLRDLNDYMRGVIVKSR; this is translated from the coding sequence ATGAAAATGCTCGTCATCGCCTCACTGGGAATGCTGTCGCTGTCCCAGGTATCACTCGCCTTCGCAGACACTGCCAACGGCAAATCCCTGTTTTTACAGCGATGCGCCATGTGCCACGGGCCAGACCTCAAAGCGACGGGCCCTTTAGCGAGAAAAAGCACCCCGCCCACGCCTGACCTGACCACACCGGCTTTCAAGCAACGTTTAAATGAATACCCAGGTGTTATCGTGGCGTCAGTCATCCTTCGCCCAAATGGCAACTTGATTCCGAGGACCTTGCAGGAAAATGGTGTAAAGCTGCCGGCGCACGCATGGAGCGTTCAGGATCTGCGGGACTTGAATGACTATATGCGAGGGGTGATTGTAAAAAGTCGGTGA
- a CDS encoding 3-oxoacyl-ACP reductase family protein — protein MTAHTLNGKVALIQGGSRGIGAAIVQRLAAQGAAVAFTYVSSAAKAEALQNSVINAGGQALAIHADSADAAAIRNAVTATVEAFGRLDILVNNAGVLAIAPLEDFTLEDFDQTLAINVRSVFIATQEAAKHMSEGGRVINIGSTNAERMPFGGGGPYAMSKAALVGLTKGLARDLGPRGITINNVQPGPVDTDMNPANSDFAESLIGLMAIGRYGHVEEIASFVAYLAGPEAGYITGASLTIDGGFSA, from the coding sequence ATGACTGCACACACCCTGAACGGCAAAGTCGCCTTGATCCAAGGCGGCTCGCGCGGCATCGGCGCCGCGATCGTCCAGCGCCTGGCCGCCCAAGGCGCTGCCGTGGCCTTTACTTACGTCAGCTCGGCGGCCAAGGCTGAGGCTTTGCAGAACAGCGTGATCAACGCCGGCGGCCAAGCCCTGGCCATTCACGCCGACAGCGCCGATGCCGCCGCGATCCGCAACGCGGTCACCGCCACCGTCGAGGCATTCGGCCGTCTGGATATTCTGGTGAACAACGCCGGCGTGCTGGCCATCGCCCCGCTGGAAGACTTCACGCTGGAAGACTTCGACCAGACCCTCGCGATCAACGTGCGCAGCGTATTCATCGCCACCCAGGAAGCCGCCAAGCACATGAGCGAAGGCGGCCGCGTGATCAATATCGGCAGCACCAACGCCGAGCGCATGCCCTTCGGTGGCGGCGGACCGTATGCCATGAGCAAAGCCGCGCTGGTCGGTTTGACCAAGGGCCTGGCACGAGACCTGGGGCCGCGTGGCATCACCATTAACAACGTGCAGCCTGGGCCGGTGGACACCGACATGAACCCGGCCAACAGCGACTTTGCCGAGAGCCTGATCGGCTTGATGGCCATTGGGCGGTACGGACATGTGGAGGAGATCGCCAGTTTTGTGGCGTATCTGGCGGGGCCGGAAGCGGGGTATATCACAGGCGCGAGCCTCACCATCGACGGTGGCTTCAGCGCCTGA
- a CDS encoding DMT family transporter, whose translation MNLSIVYALCAAALFGASTPLAKHFGMGLSPLLLAGLLYLGSGLGLGVVRLIRDRGWRPSGLKPLEWPWLLGAILFGGILGPVALMYGLIRTAGATASLLLNLESVLTALIAWLVFRENADRRIVLGMIAIVLGGLVLSWSDGVGAGHDWSGPLAVALACLCWGIDNNLTRKVSASDAVFIAGIKGLIAGLVNTALAVYLGAQWPAATQLAPILLVGLLGYGISLVLFVLALRGLGSARTGAYFSTAPFLGAVLAVLALGESVSNAFWIASALMAAGVWLHLTERHAHEHQHEATEHGHRHVHDEHHQHEHAFEWDPKEPHSHVHVHSPLRHSHAHFPDVHHRHRH comes from the coding sequence ATGAACCTCAGTATCGTTTACGCCCTCTGCGCCGCCGCCCTGTTCGGTGCCAGCACCCCGCTCGCGAAACATTTCGGCATGGGCCTCTCGCCCCTCCTGCTGGCCGGTTTGCTGTACCTCGGCAGCGGCCTCGGCCTCGGCGTGGTACGCCTGATCCGCGATCGCGGCTGGCGGCCCAGCGGGCTGAAGCCCCTTGAATGGCCCTGGCTGCTGGGCGCCATCCTCTTCGGCGGCATCCTCGGCCCCGTTGCCCTCATGTATGGTTTGATCCGCACCGCAGGCGCGACCGCTTCACTGCTGCTCAACCTGGAATCGGTACTTACCGCCCTGATCGCCTGGCTCGTGTTCCGAGAGAACGCCGACCGCCGTATCGTGCTGGGGATGATCGCGATTGTGCTGGGCGGCTTGGTGTTGTCGTGGTCCGACGGCGTCGGCGCCGGTCACGACTGGAGCGGGCCGCTGGCGGTCGCGCTGGCCTGCCTGTGCTGGGGCATCGATAACAACCTGACGCGCAAGGTCTCTGCCTCCGATGCGGTGTTTATCGCCGGCATCAAAGGCCTGATCGCCGGCCTGGTGAATACTGCCCTGGCCGTTTACCTCGGCGCACAATGGCCGGCGGCCACACAGTTGGCGCCGATCCTGCTGGTGGGCTTGCTCGGCTACGGCATCAGCCTGGTGCTGTTTGTACTGGCGTTGCGCGGCCTGGGCAGCGCGCGCACGGGGGCCTACTTCTCCACCGCCCCCTTCCTCGGAGCGGTCCTGGCCGTTCTGGCGCTGGGCGAGTCGGTATCGAACGCGTTCTGGATCGCCTCGGCATTAATGGCGGCAGGCGTGTGGCTGCACCTGACCGAACGCCACGCCCACGAACATCAGCACGAAGCCACGGAACACGGCCATCGGCATGTGCATGACGAACATCATCAGCATGAACATGCCTTTGAATGGGACCCGAAAGAGCCTCACAGCCATGTGCATGTGCACAGCCCGCTCAGGCATAGCCATGCGCACTTTCCGGATGTGCATCATCGACACCGGCATTGA
- a CDS encoding zinc ribbon domain-containing protein, with protein sequence MALIACYECSKEISDTAQSCPGCGAPVKSTINTVDPRPYQPAHRMVSLQLFLGMVVFAPVCVWFLLRKGYSTQSRVIGFGWLVVYLFLGPLSSHTPDSTRTTSTASSAYSTSRPVEQYPESTATYAQVNADIGCKSTYSDQKKDDIFKAKYKDHWMTWGGEIVLLESDEASLNVDHVGTQDLKVDFADKTAGYNLSKGSELKVRFLMKSAGGCFLPFSGEKATVVR encoded by the coding sequence ATGGCACTTATCGCGTGTTACGAATGCTCGAAGGAAATCAGTGACACCGCCCAGTCGTGTCCGGGTTGCGGCGCTCCTGTAAAATCGACCATCAATACAGTCGATCCAAGACCGTACCAACCAGCACACCGTATGGTTAGCCTCCAGCTCTTTCTTGGAATGGTTGTATTCGCCCCAGTCTGTGTATGGTTCCTGCTTCGCAAGGGATACTCAACTCAATCCCGTGTGATCGGATTTGGATGGCTTGTTGTCTACCTATTCCTGGGGCCGCTGAGCAGTCACACGCCAGACTCCACACGAACGACATCAACGGCGAGTAGCGCCTATTCAACCTCCCGCCCCGTGGAGCAGTATCCTGAAAGCACTGCAACATACGCGCAGGTGAATGCTGATATCGGATGCAAAAGCACTTACAGCGACCAGAAAAAAGACGACATTTTCAAAGCTAAGTACAAAGATCACTGGATGACATGGGGCGGCGAAATCGTCCTGCTAGAATCCGATGAGGCTTCATTGAACGTCGACCACGTAGGAACTCAAGACCTCAAGGTCGATTTCGCGGACAAGACTGCTGGGTACAATCTTTCAAAGGGCAGCGAGCTGAAAGTCAGATTCTTGATGAAGAGTGCAGGGGGTTGCTTCCTGCCCTTTAGTGGCGAAAAGGCCACAGTAGTTCGATAG
- a CDS encoding recombinase family protein codes for MTNIAYIRVSTIDQNTDRQLDGMTFDKTFTDKLSGATTDRPQLLAMIDWARAGDVVHVHSIDRLARSMSDLLKIVADINAKGAHVKFHKESLTFTGDDSPMQKLMLNMMGSFAQFEREVMKERQREGIAKAKQKGVYKGRVKSVDDAAILALLASGKSVRAVAAELDINPSTVQRAKKNAA; via the coding sequence ATGACCAACATCGCCTACATTCGAGTTTCGACAATTGACCAGAACACTGACCGTCAACTTGATGGAATGACGTTCGACAAAACATTCACTGACAAGCTGTCTGGTGCGACTACTGATCGTCCTCAACTGCTCGCCATGATCGATTGGGCACGTGCTGGTGATGTTGTTCACGTGCATTCGATTGACCGTCTGGCTCGCTCCATGTCCGACCTGCTCAAGATCGTTGCTGACATCAACGCCAAGGGTGCACACGTCAAGTTTCACAAAGAGAGCCTGACATTCACCGGCGACGACTCGCCCATGCAGAAACTCATGCTGAACATGATGGGCAGCTTCGCCCAGTTCGAACGTGAAGTGATGAAGGAGCGTCAAAGGGAAGGTATCGCCAAGGCTAAACAGAAGGGTGTCTACAAAGGTCGAGTGAAGTCAGTTGATGATGCTGCGATCCTGGCCCTGCTGGCTTCTGGCAAGTCTGTACGTGCTGTCGCTGCTGAACTGGATATCAACCCGTCCACTGTGCAACGTGCAAAGAAGAATGCCGCATAA
- a CDS encoding aspartate/glutamate racemase family protein: MRILVVNVNTTASITETIAQQARAVAAPGTEIVGLTPYFGAESVEGNFESYLAAIAVMDRVMAYDQPFDAVIQAGYGEHGREGLQELLNVPVVDITEAAASTAMFLGHAYSVVTTLDRTVPLIEDRLKLAGLYARCASVRASGMAVLELEEDPLAAMEAIVRQAERAIHDDKAEVICLGCGGMAGLDEQIRQRTGVPVVDGVTAAVTIAESLVRLGLSTSKIRTYATPRPKKVIGWPGMFGR, from the coding sequence ATGCGCATCCTCGTGGTCAACGTCAACACTACCGCCTCCATCACCGAAACCATTGCCCAACAGGCGCGGGCCGTGGCGGCACCGGGCACCGAGATTGTCGGGCTCACCCCGTATTTCGGCGCCGAATCGGTGGAGGGCAACTTCGAAAGCTACCTGGCTGCCATCGCCGTGATGGACCGCGTGATGGCCTATGACCAGCCGTTCGATGCGGTCATCCAGGCCGGCTACGGCGAACACGGTCGCGAAGGCCTGCAGGAGTTGCTCAACGTGCCGGTGGTGGACATCACCGAAGCGGCCGCCAGCACTGCCATGTTTCTTGGCCATGCGTACTCGGTGGTGACCACCCTGGACCGCACCGTGCCATTGATCGAAGACCGCCTGAAACTGGCCGGCCTGTACGCGCGCTGTGCCTCGGTACGCGCCAGCGGCATGGCCGTGCTGGAACTGGAAGAAGACCCATTGGCCGCCATGGAGGCCATCGTGCGCCAGGCCGAGCGGGCCATCCACGACGACAAGGCCGAGGTAATCTGCCTCGGCTGCGGCGGGATGGCCGGGCTGGATGAGCAGATTCGCCAGCGCACCGGCGTGCCGGTGGTGGACGGCGTAACGGCGGCGGTGACTATTGCCGAATCGCTGGTGCGCCTGGGGTTGTCGACGTCGAAGATCAGGACCTATGCCACGCCAAGGCCGAAGAAGGTGATCGGCTGGCCGGGGATGTTCGGGCGATAG
- a CDS encoding LysR family transcriptional regulator, translating into MESFGSIECFVRSAEGGSFAEAARHLSLTPAAVGKSVAKLEARLGVRLFQRSTRRLTLTEAGKLFLDEVSGSLITIQNAVANLASAEGRPVGTLKVSMGTVFGNRYVMPLLARFIERFPDISPDWHFDNRQVDLIGQGFDAAIGGGFELPQGVVARKLAPAHRVLVASPGYLATRPLVRGPEDLGRCLGILIRSPQTGRVRTWQLTGPEREQRPLTLKPRMTLSDSEAACCASAQGLGIALVSMPMAVPFLDSGAVVRVLPEWYVDDGNISIYYAEHKLLPGKTRAFVDFIIEQFAEQRLGQRFSAV; encoded by the coding sequence ATGGAAAGCTTTGGCAGTATCGAATGCTTTGTGCGCAGCGCCGAAGGCGGCAGCTTTGCCGAGGCTGCGCGGCACTTGAGCCTGACCCCTGCGGCGGTGGGCAAAAGCGTGGCCAAGCTTGAAGCGCGCCTCGGTGTGCGTCTGTTTCAGCGCAGCACGCGGCGCCTGACCCTCACCGAAGCCGGCAAGCTGTTCCTCGATGAAGTCAGCGGCAGCCTTATCACCATCCAGAACGCCGTAGCCAACCTGGCCAGCGCCGAAGGGCGGCCGGTGGGCACACTCAAGGTGAGCATGGGCACTGTGTTCGGCAATCGTTATGTGATGCCATTGTTGGCGCGATTCATCGAACGCTTTCCGGATATCAGCCCTGACTGGCACTTTGATAATCGCCAGGTAGACCTGATCGGCCAGGGCTTCGATGCGGCCATCGGTGGTGGCTTCGAACTGCCTCAGGGCGTGGTGGCGCGCAAACTGGCGCCAGCCCATCGAGTGTTGGTGGCGTCGCCGGGTTACCTGGCCACACGCCCGCTGGTGCGAGGGCCAGAAGACCTGGGGCGCTGCCTGGGCATCCTGATCCGCTCGCCGCAAACCGGCCGCGTGCGCACCTGGCAGTTGACCGGTCCCGAGCGTGAACAGCGCCCCCTCACACTCAAACCGCGCATGACCCTGAGCGACTCCGAAGCCGCCTGCTGCGCCAGCGCCCAGGGCCTGGGCATTGCGCTGGTGAGCATGCCCATGGCGGTGCCGTTTCTGGACAGTGGCGCGGTGGTGCGGGTGCTGCCTGAGTGGTATGTGGACGATGGCAATATTTCCATCTACTACGCCGAGCACAAGCTGCTGCCCGGCAAAACCCGGGCCTTTGTGGATTTCATCATCGAGCAGTTTGCCGAACAGCGTCTGGGGCAGCGGTTCAGCGCGGTTTAA
- a CDS encoding HAD-IA family hydrolase has translation MNAPRTAVPIKAVIFDMDGLLLDTEGIYTEVTQIIAERYGRTYDWGIKQHIIGRGAQDLAEYVVKALELPITPAEFLQIREPLMSERFPKALGMPGAEALVRHLKAHNIPIAVGTSSSRNSFGHKTTLHREWFALFDTIVTADDPEVGAAKPAPDIFLTAARRLGVDPKDCLVFEDSPFGVTAAKAAQMTAIAVPDEAMADSKYHHADQIIRKLADFDLAAYGLPPMT, from the coding sequence ATGAATGCACCGCGTACCGCTGTCCCGATCAAGGCCGTGATTTTCGATATGGACGGGTTATTGCTGGATACCGAAGGCATCTACACCGAAGTGACGCAGATTATCGCCGAACGCTACGGCCGCACCTACGACTGGGGTATCAAGCAGCACATCATCGGGCGTGGGGCTCAGGACCTGGCTGAATACGTGGTCAAGGCGCTGGAACTGCCGATCACTCCGGCCGAGTTTCTGCAGATCCGCGAACCGCTGATGAGCGAGCGTTTCCCCAAGGCCCTTGGCATGCCCGGCGCTGAGGCTTTGGTGCGGCACTTGAAAGCGCACAACATCCCGATTGCCGTGGGCACCAGCTCGTCGCGCAATTCGTTCGGCCACAAGACCACCTTGCACCGCGAGTGGTTTGCGTTGTTCGACACCATCGTCACGGCGGACGACCCGGAAGTCGGCGCGGCCAAGCCCGCGCCGGACATCTTCCTCACTGCCGCGCGCCGCCTGGGTGTCGACCCCAAAGATTGCCTGGTGTTCGAAGATTCGCCGTTCGGCGTGACCGCTGCCAAGGCCGCCCAGATGACTGCCATCGCCGTGCCCGATGAAGCCATGGCCGACAGCAAGTACCACCACGCCGACCAGATCATCCGCAAGCTCGCGGACTTTGATCTGGCGGCCTATGGCTTACCGCCGATGACCTGA
- a CDS encoding DUF4337 domain-containing protein: MSEAFEVPSPHEKHIEHTTEHAHARGDSFASRIAVMTALMATLGAMLSYQAGSTESEAAMDKNNAAIIKTEAANQWNYYQAKSSRQNLAELATHIPGVDAAHYREEIERYKNQKEAVRQQAEKLEATSREWDEKSEQALHRHHRWAQAMTAIQIAISLAAITLLTRKEWLKRLSYTAAGVAMVLGGLAWLHV; encoded by the coding sequence ATGTCCGAAGCCTTCGAAGTCCCCAGCCCCCACGAAAAACATATCGAACACACCACCGAACATGCCCACGCCCGCGGGGATAGTTTCGCCAGTCGCATCGCCGTGATGACCGCGTTGATGGCCACCCTCGGCGCCATGCTCAGCTACCAGGCCGGTTCCACCGAGAGTGAAGCGGCGATGGACAAGAACAACGCCGCGATCATCAAAACCGAAGCCGCCAACCAGTGGAATTACTACCAGGCCAAGTCCAGCCGACAAAACCTGGCGGAGCTGGCCACCCATATCCCCGGCGTGGATGCCGCGCATTACCGGGAAGAGATCGAACGCTACAAAAACCAGAAGGAGGCCGTGCGCCAACAGGCAGAAAAGCTTGAAGCCACTTCACGGGAGTGGGATGAAAAATCCGAACAGGCGCTGCATCGGCACCACCGCTGGGCCCAGGCGATGACTGCGATTCAGATCGCGATTTCGTTGGCGGCAATTACTTTGTTGACGAGGAAGGAATGGTTGAAGCGGCTTTCTTATACGGCCGCAGGCGTGGCCATGGTGCTGGGCGGGTTGGCGTGGCTGCATGTTTAG